One stretch of Pomacea canaliculata isolate SZHN2017 linkage group LG1, ASM307304v1, whole genome shotgun sequence DNA includes these proteins:
- the LOC112561963 gene encoding proton-coupled amino acid transporter 3-like, whose translation MFSEHKWRTGLMQHACDLANILKAFIGSNFLSIPFGFSHCGLLLGVVGMVCIAVLTAHCCLLLVTCKHKLLHHIIAAQEQHHTSDTTPTPRQTPRQTSKPRFLKTKVARLTPRT comes from the exons ATGTTTTCGGAGCACAAATG GAGGACAGGGCTCATGCAGCATGCTTGTGACCTCGCCAACATCCTCAAGGCCTTCATCGGCTCCAACTTCTTGTCCATTCCTTTCGGCTTCAGCCACTGTGGCTTGCTG ctggGTGTGGTGGGCATGGTCTGCATCGCCGTGCTCACGGCTCACTGCTGTCTCCTTCTGGTCACCTGCAAGCACAAGTTGTTACATCACATCATAGCTGCACAAGAGCAGCACCACACGAGTGACACGACCCCGACACCACGCCAGACACCACGCCAAACCAGCAAACCGCGCTTCCTCAAAACGAAAGTTGCAAGACTGACGCCGCGCACGTGA